Proteins from a single region of Theileria parva strain Muguga chromosome 1, complete sequence, whole genome shotgun sequence:
- the tfb2 gene encoding Transcription factor Tfb2 family protein, with protein MSEVVENEPTEEEESEAQSIIEENFFNYLKELDEQVWERLFRVKACLVALFRSLGELEKLIIYRLLYIEQSISEKPLRLWMRSHSIGDLKHSLTLLQSYKIINVLENTTNDEKQQFKLNDDFKNGLMTLLSDDSNYKYSYELVKLESIMASTPKSNEPIKNAKNSDPDNVSEDSLSKTGGKQVENTVDESSEETPRNKSKTVITMADLVKHAKLKLDFILLFLVSPDARKGTMIVNKLLRKIKRLKKQSGETANDKKIENLEAKFNRLSKNSGVISQDLLQILRRFGMVDPAKKNYKTTKTVGTKMSRQTLSWLLKDVTSQMTSLLVGHLQNLDNGYLTNCKSMNRSSEDSKKSSLELKEASFKTVTESVELLLSLSQASCGDCFSTEGLTKTQLRLLRLLNELGIVYYKNPKKFYLYDLSYIVGKTNTNTGLPTSKDLDLSIKAGNDSRIIVQSNFKVYVYTASPLQISVLSHLCELQARTPNLVVGVLTRESVQSAFKSGITSKEIIRFLSPNGMNSSIGNQENTLLNSTFTYSIPENVCRQLKMWESERDRIELCPSIVFKRWDQDFMPDLFQRTVRWAQSKRYELFYTQWPSDPHSPEYQEWILKEKYLACDLEFKDEVINQIRLIRADISAERQARISGGQ; from the exons ATGTCTGAAGTGGTTGAAAATGAGCCTACAGAGGAGGAAGAATCTGAGGCTCAATCAATAATTGAGGagaatttttttaattatctcAAAGAATTAGATGAACAAGTATGGGAGAGATTGTTTAGAGTTAAAGCATGCCTGGTGGCACTGTTTAGAAGCCTAGGAGAATTGgaaaagttaattatatatagatTACTGTACATCGAACAGTCAATAAGTGAAAAGCCACTCAGACTATGGATGCGCTCACACTCAATAGGAGACTTGAAGCACTCACTTACATTATTGCAATCATATAAGATCATCAATGTATTAGAAAACACAACAAATGATGAGAAACAACAATTTAAGCTCAatgatgattttaaaaatgggCTCATGACACTCCTATCGGATGATTCCAATTACAAATATTCATACGAATTGGTTAAACTTGAATCGATTATGGCATCAACACCAAAATCAAATGAACCCATCAAAAATGCTAAGAATTCAGATCCTGATAATGTTAGTGAAGATAGCCTAAGTAAAACAGGAGGAAAACAGGTTGAAAATACGGTCGATGAATCGAGTGAAGAAACACCTAGAAATAAGTCGAAAACCGTTATCACTATGGCTGACCTGGTAAAACACGCAAAACTGAAGCTAGACTTTATTCTGCTATTTCTTGTCTCACCAGATGCAAGAAAAGGAACAATGATTGTGAACAAGCTCTTGAGGAAAATCAAAAGGCTGAAGAAACAGTCGGGGGAAACAGCAAACGACAAAAAAATCGAAAATTTAGAAGCCAAGTTTAATCGACTTTCGAAAAACTCAGGAGTTATAAGCCAGGATTTATTACAG ATACTGAGGAGGTTTGGAATGGTAGACCCAGCCAAGAAGAATTATAAGACCACCAAGACCGTTGGAACCAAGATGAGTAGACAGACCCTGAGTTGGTTACTGAAGGATGTTACGAGTCAGATGACGTCACTCCTAGTTGGGCACTTGCAGAACCTGGATAACGGCTACCTGACGAACTGCAAGTCAATGAACAGGAGTTCAGAAGACTCCAAAAAATCATCTTTGGAGTTGAAGGAAGCGTCATTTAAGACAGTAACAGAGTCTGTTGAGCTTTTGCTGTCATTGTCTCAGGCCAGTTGCGGAGACTGCTTCTCAACTGAGGGCCTAACAAAAACGCAGCTTAGGCTCTTAAGACTTCTCAACGAACTAGGAATAGTCTATTACAAGAACCCTAAAAAGTTTTATTTGTACGATTTATCGTATATAGTGGGGAAAACAAATACAAACACTGGACTGCCAACTAGCAAGGACCTGGATTTAAGTATAAAAGCTGGTAACGATAGCAGAATTATAGTGcagagtaattttaaagtgtATGTGTACACAGCAAGCCCACTCCAAATAAGTGTTTTGAGTCACCTGTGTGAACTCCAAGCAAGAACGCCAAACCTAGTTGTAGGAGTATTAACAAGAGAAAGTGTACAGTCGGCGTTTAAGTCAGGAATTACGTCTAAAGAGATCATCAGATTTTTGTCACCCAATGGTATGAATTCATCTATCGGAAACCAGGAAAACACACTACTGAACTCAACATTTACCTACAGCATACCAGAAAATGTGTGTAGACAGCTTAAAATGTGGGAATCTGAAAGGGATAGAATAGAGTTGTGCCCGTCAATAGTGTTCAAAAGGTGGGACCAGGATTTTATGCCTGACCTCTTCCAAAGAACAGTAAGATGGGCTCAAAGTAAGAGATATGAACTTTTTTATACTCAGTGGCCATCAGATCCACACTCTCCAGAATACCAAGAATGGATTTTGAAGGAAAAATACCTGGCCTGTGACTTGGAATTTAAAGATGAAGTAATTAACCAAATTAGGTTAATTAGAGCTGATATTTCAGCTGAAAGACAGGCTAGAATTAGTGGTGGTCAATGa
- a CDS encoding Synaptobrevin family protein, with amino-acid sequence MATWFNSLVDNLSAKKPTSEQPKSSQNQSGCHIYAIVVMRHFASKEACRLSAEYDFSPLPMYISKISREVTDLVSRTCAQEAFPDQSKGVVMENNMGTFYVKATNAPPPNQLVFIVAVNNECTKYQALQFLHEAIQIYKPSGNVVRDNVGDALRHPELRSLMLKYKGKRDVLLDAQNKLDETKMIVMDTIDGLINRQGNLDELIAKSHDMTQSTAKLMRDARRRNSCCRMM; translated from the exons ATGGCCACTTGGTTTAACAGTCTTGTGGATAATTTATCCGCAAAGAAACCTACTTCTGAACAACCTAAATCGTCTCAGAATCAGTCAGGATGCCACATTTATGCCATAGTTGTCATGAGACATTTCGCATCTAAAGAAGCTTGTAGACTCTCAGCAGAATATGACTTCTCACCCCTACCAATGTACATTTCCAAAATCTCTAGAGAAGTTACAGATTTAGTTTCAAG AACGTGTGCCCAGGAGGCATTCCCTGATCAATCCAAAGGTGTTGTTATGGAGAATAATATGGGAACTTTTTACGTAAAGGCTACCAATGCTCCGCCACCAAACCAACTTGTTTTCATTGTCGCAGTTAATAATGAATGTACAAAATACCAAGCTTTACAGTTTTTACACGAAGCTATTCAGATTTATAAG CCTTCTGGAAACGTTGTTAGAGATAATGTTGGAGACGCTTTAAGGCATCCCGAATTAAGATCACTCATGCTAAAATATAAAGGGAAACGGGACGTACTTCTCGACGCTCAAAATAAGCTTGACGAG ACTAAAATGATTGTGATGGATACCATTGATGGTCTAATTAACCGTCAAGGAAATTTAGACGAACTTATCGCAAAAAGCCACGATATGACCCAGAGCACAGCAAAACTCATGAG GGATGCCAGAAGGAGGAACAGTTGTTGTCGTATGATGTGA
- the LSM6 gene encoding LSM domain protein produces MENSTPSAYITSITRKPVLVKLNNGSDFKGTLASLDERMNLAMENTCEFLDGVMVKSYGDAFIRGNNVYYISHDPKA; encoded by the exons ATGGAAAATAGTACTCCCAGCGCATATATTACTAGTATTACCCGTAAGCCTGTCCTCGTCAAGCTGAACAATGGATCTGATTTTAAAG GTACTCTAGCTAGTCTAGATGAAAGAATGAATCTCGCCATGGAGAACACTTGCGAATTTCTTGACGGAGTTATGGTAAAATCCTACGGTGACGCTTTTATCAGGGGGAATaatg tTTATTATATCAGCCACGACCCTAAAGcttaa
- a CDS encoding putative integral membrane protein produces MVKRSIGFSYVLEPYLLGLSCLIGTDQFEILFYDTKASIKFQYVILVTTSVLTLIGCGIINLENNFIFNIFYFSYTILLVVIHLARSRFVFSILFGIVFLVLGYFLLELKTDNFANYFILHVGVLHFLIIVFVKDRIHSPFIITLHTIGISYSMTLIIVYSCSYYSKYKSGLGWFINGLLSALLLPSILWYFLNKSEYHDVNMRSFSESLALLRFLFCFISFLMKHTMGQAKFYIESKEEIYFEGIKENFTKGVKDIREYFPKITDHFKELFRHVEKVFSYSDSQNKEGNLEQICLYIAYFFKVTTFLFMFSAAIILKKSPLIHILYYPYSNYQKILLYNIIRASQLIGSCFGVAYPASETPNHRNFYSITFFVNVSHFILSVRLAYVGQSLSLHTLYALASLSGFALGYTFSYSLVAFSNSALIQTCSDQERVKILPGINENIIPCCGEKFNNQCYCRHDVFDTPIFRFPKPFICSKFIKKCKYLKYDPDGNCAIIIFVKDTDLAQCCTTSCQNGCTRENNSKCLKLIGIYTLDAVTTSACRDCQLTVRLEGKCYGNSRCFLCTSGASGGECTCNGKKFCCLCFKCSTDRTTNCSCCTNCGPGKCCCIKLCSCEGRCASSNGGCNCGNQQTNNNGCKDGKINIKDISQTTYHVGTRVFIAFKNGETQNCCLKEIKPDEVDFDGRLEKEEKFEKLGIFDIQGITLTDCCHADMRIDLHCSIKNNYFRLKGVNYKMKFVKPTSLVLYNRLIVCCKNGETNKCCCLFREHTKLFLLYENCEPKICQTRNQVSSGESCACGICKSLCQLKLNTSSAFVERVDKFRVKLIVISFLLFGLVYLTVLLYTLIIECKNLPKHFDPRATYDQIDELTKKKKFNSVDQVSERLTYLIDLNRLVENANAEKITHLKKMSEALSRYMNEVEHLRVVRNMEDKPSAFLSKSNRQEFVNLDKQLILWSCWVGFFYGYAFPLFIYIQDFFIKWETMWNVEHENYIRFTKPKLNKISHTSKYSLTLQNVLIHTEKSVRSIGITRTLSWINLKEELRLLTELDDIEKEFDNQPLPESIGERLEYFIDMWTHRRRYLGNWIINKTNVFNWEGFRVDYEEIEDWIEIVSPYLKLGNEFFNISPKEFNKGTEIYGKPLVI; encoded by the coding sequence ATGGTGAAAAGGAGTATCGGTTTTTCATACGTTCTTGAACCTTATTTACTTGGCCTATCTTGCCTTATTGGCACTGATCAATTCGAAATTTTATTCTACGACACTAAAGCTTCAATTAAGTTTCAGTATGTTATATTGGTTACCACATCCGTTCTAACACTAATAGGATGCGGTATCATTAACCTagagaataattttatttttaatattttctaCTTCTCATATACTATTCTTTTGGTTGTAATTCATTTGGCAAGGTCTCGGTTTGTTTTTTCTATATTATTTGGTATTGTTTTCTTGGTTTTAGGTTACTTTTTACTTGAGTTAAAAACAGATAACTTTGcaaattatttcattttacaTGTTGGGGTGTTGCATTTCTTGATTATTGTATTTGTTAAAGATCGAATTCACTCACCTTTTATTATAACATTACACACTATAGGGATATCCTATTCAATGACACTCATTATAGTATACTCTTGCTCATACTACTCCAAATACAAATCCGGGTTAGGATGGTTTATTAACGGCTTATTGTCAGCCCTTTTGTTACCATCTATTTTATGGTATTTTCTAAATAAAAGTGAATACCACGACGTAAATATGCGGTCGTTTTCTGAGAGTTTAGCTTTATTAAGGTTCCTTTTCTGTTTTATATCATTCCTTATGAAGCACACTATGGGACAGgcaaaattttatatcgAATCAAAGGAGGAAATTTACTTTGAGGGGataaaagaaaattttacaaaaggAGTTAAAGACATTCGAGAATATTTCCCCAAAATTACTGATCATTTTAAAGAATTATTTCGGCACGTAGAAAAGGTGTTTTCTTACTCAGACAGCCAAAATAAAGAAGGCAATTTAGAACAGATTTGTCTTTATATAGCCTATTTTTTCAAGGTAACTACTTTCCTATTTATGTTTTCTGCAgcaattattttaaaaaaatcgCCTCTAATCcacatattatattatcCTTACTCaaattaccaaaaaatactcctttataatattataaggGCCTCTCAGCTTATTGGGAGCTGTTTTGGCGTTGCATATCCAGCGTCTGAGACCCCAAATCATCGAAACTTCTACTCAATCACATTTTTTGTTAATGTTTCGCATTTTATTCTTTCTGTTAGACTCGCTTATGTTGGCCAATCCTTATCTTTACACACTTTGTACGCCTTAGCTTCTTTGTCAGGTTTTGCTCTGGGATACACATTTTCCTACTCATTAGTAGCATTCTCAAACAGCGCATTAATTCAAACTTGCTCTGATCAAGAGAGAGTAAAAATACTTCCTGGGATAAATGAAAACATTATCCCGTGTTGCGGTGAAAAGTTCAATAACCAATGTTATTGTAGGCATGATGTATTTGATACACCAATATTTCGTTTCCCCAAGCCATTTATATGttctaaatttattaaaaaatgtaaatatttaaagtatGACCCGGATGGAAATTGTgcaataataatatttgttaaagaCACAGATTTAGCGCAATGTTGTACAACTTCTTGCCAAAACGGATGCACCAGAGAAAATAATTCTAAGTGCCTGAAGTTGATTGGAATATACACACTTGACGCTGTTACAACAAGTGCATGCCGTGACTGCCAACTAACAGTAAGACTTGAGGGTAAGTGTTATGGAAATTCCAGGTGTTTTTTATGTACATCGGGAGCTTCCGGGGGAGAATGCACATGtaatggtaaaaaattttgttgTTTATGTTTCAAATGTTCTACTGACAGAACCACAAATTGTTCTTGCTGTACTAATTGTGGTCCCGGAAAATGTTGTTGCATAAAATTATGCTCTTGTGAAGGCAGATGTGCGAGTAGTAATGGCGGATGTAATTGCGGGAACCAACAAACTAATAACAATGGTTGCAAAGACGGAAAGATAAACATAAAGGACATATCTCAAACAACATACCATGTTGGTACTAGAGTTTTCATAGCTTTCAAAAATGGAGAAACTCAAAATTGTTGTTTAAAGGAAATAAAACCTGACGAAGTCGATTTTGATGGTCGGTTGGAGAAAGAGGAGAAATTCGAGAAATTGGGGATTTTTGATATACAAGGAATAACATTAACTGATTGTTGTCATGCCGATATGAGGATTGACTTGCATTGttcaattaaaaataactactTTAGACTTAAAggagttaattataaaatgaagttTGTTAAACCAACGTCGTTAGTCCTTTACAATAGATTAATAGTCTGCTGCAAAAATGGAGAAACAAACAAGTGTTGTTGCCTATTCCGAGAACATACCAAACTTTTTTTGCTTTATGAAAATTGTGAACCAAAGATTTGTCAAACCAGGAATCAAGTTAGTTCAGGGGAATCTTGTGCGTGTGGAATTTGTAAATCTCTTTGCCAACTAAAATTGAATACGTCCAGTGCATTTGTTGAAAGAGTGGATAAGTTTAGAGTTAAGTTGATTGTTATATCATTTCTTCTATTTGGACTGGTATACTTGACGGTACTTTTATACACTTTGATCATTGAATGTAAAAATCTCCCAAAACATTTTGATCCCAGAGCGACCTATGATCAAATAGACGAATTGACAAAAAAGAAAAAGTTTAACTCAGTAGATCAAGTGAGTGAAAGATTAACTTACCTAATCGATTTGAACAGATTAGTTGAAAATGCCAATGCTGAAAAGATTACTCATTTGAAGAAAATGAGTGAAGCATTGAGCAGATATATGAATGAAGTGGAACACCTAAGAGTGGTCAGGAACATGGAAGATAAGCCGTCAGCATTCCTGTCCAAATCAAATAGACAAGAGTTTGTAAATCTTGATAAACAACTAATATTGTGGAGTTGCTGGGTAGGATTTTTTTATGGTTACGCTTTTCCGCTATTCATTTACATTCAAGACTTCTTCATTAAATGGGAAACGATGTGGAATGTTGAAcatgaaaattatataagaTTTACTAAACCTAAGCTCAACAAAATATCACACACATCCAAGTACTCACTAACACTTCAGAATGTGTTGATCCACACAGAAAAGTCTGTTAGGTCCATTGGGATAACCAGAACACTGTCCTGGATTAATCTTAAAGAGGAGCTCAGATTGTTAACGGAACTGGATGATATTGAGAAGGAATTTGACAACCAACCACTACCAGAAAGTATAGGAGAAAGACTAGAGTATTTTATAGATATGTGGACCCACAGAAGAAGATATTTGGGAAATTGGATTATCAACAAAACCAACGTATTTAATTGGGAAGGCTTCAGAGTGGATTATGAAGAGATAGAAGACTGGATTGAGATTGTTTCACCTTACTTGAAGCTTGGTAATGAATTCTTCAATATCTCTCCCAAGGAATTTAATAAGGGCACTGAAATATACGGAAAACCGCTTGTAATATAA
- the PRPS2 gene encoding ribose-phosphate diphosphokinase family protein, which produces MVFYFPPPKSSDQVKNLFFTGSHSKDLAKLITSKLGYQLTDFKLSRFADGEISLDMGDDLFNSNVVILYSTQPPVNDSLMELLLMVSTAKRAGASTITAVVPYLCYSRQTDKHTKGSPISSADVALLLQAVGLQRLITLDIHSVVCSGFYNDTLFESHLVHSVAVKYFLDLKLTNVVVVAPDAGAQKRALNFTQDYNAVLKDKPELMATTALVYKTRSEANKVDSVYISGSVDGMNVILVDDMIDTAGTIVKGADLLKERGALKVYAFVTHGLFSGPAMDRINNSHFEKVVVTNSIKQPETVMKSPKVEVLDTSEFLANLLKNHL; this is translated from the exons ATggttttttattttcccCCTCCAAAATCTTCAGATCAAGTGAAGAATCTTTTTTTTACTGGAAGTCACTCAAAAGACCTTGCTAAACTGATAACTTCCAAACTTGGTTATCAATTGActgattttaaactttCTAGATTTGCAGATGGTGAAATAAGCTTGGATATGGGCGATGATTTGTTCAATTCAAACGTTGTGATTCTTTACTCCACGCAGCCACCTGTAAATGATTCCCTTATGGAGCTTTTGCTCATGGTTTCTACTGCCAAAAGGGCAGGTGCCAGTACTATCACAGCTGTTGTACCATATTTATGTTATTCAAGGCAGACTGATAAACACACTAAGGGCTCTCCCATTTCAtca GCTGATGTTGCTCTCCTTCTGCAGGCAGTTGGACTTCAAAGGCTAATCACTCTGGATATTCACTCGGTCGTTTGTTCTGGCTTTTATAATGACACTTTATTTGAATCGCATTTAGTACACTCAGTtgctgtaaaatattttttggATTTAAAGTTAACCAATGTAGTAGTAGTAGCTCCTGATGCTGGAGCACAAAAACGGGCTCTTAATTTCACACAAGACTACAATGCTGTTCTAAAGGATAAGCCCGAATTAATGGCGACAACGGCACTGGTTTATAAAACAAGATCAGAAGCCAACAAGGTTGATTCTGTTTATATAAGTGGATCAGTAGATGGGATGAACGTAATCTTAGTTGATGACATGATAGATACCGCTGGAACAATAGTTAAAGGAGCTGACCTATTGAAGGAAAGAGGAGCACTAAAAGTTTATGCTTTTGTTACACATGGACTTTTCTCAGGCCCCGCCATGGATAGAATTAACAATTCTCATTTTGAGAAGGTGGTCGTCACAAACTCTATAAAACAGCCCGAAACAGTAATGAAGTCTCCTAAAGTAGAAGTATTAGATACTTCAGAATTCTTAGCAAATTTGCTAAAGAAccatttataa